A region of the Leishmania panamensis strain MHOM/PA/94/PSC-1 chromosome 21 sequence genome:
cgcgctggatgcgcagagcagcgccggAAAAGGCTTGCCGCTCCTCTTgctcctgctccaccgccttgCGGGTGACGTGCCCGCGCCAGAGCGACTGGATCATGACGGCCGCCTCCTGCCGGCGCAGATGACGCATCTTCTTCCGGTGCTCACCGCGGTAGTAAGCATCCATCTCCTTCGCGCGCTGACGATGCTGAAAGTCAGAGAAAGCGCTCTGGATGCGgcgggcagcggcgctctccAGGCGAAACTgacgcgcgcagcgcagctcaGAAAGCTGCACTCGCGCTCTGTACACGCGGTACGCACGCATAATGacgtcagcggcggccacctcgcGGCGCATGTGCTCGACCTTGTCCTTTGCCacggcacagcgccacgcCCGCTGCAACACGTACGCGGCGGCTGTACGCCGCGCTCCCTCGCGTTCTTCGACAGCGACCCAGTACGCAGCGCGCCGCTCCAATGCCATCTCGCAGCGCGCGGCAAACCCACGACCGACCCGTTGCCACACTCGCGCGACGAAATCGTGGCGCTGGTACGTGCGGCGCACACTCGCAACAAGTCGGTCGCTAAGGCACGCTGAACAGCATGCCTGCAGGACAATGATGGAGCGCGCctgaagctgctgccgctgctgctgacgcagaAGTTCGGCGTGGTAGACGGCAAACTCGCGTGCCTTCGCCGCCAGCCAGCACTCACGTAACCAATGCTGCACGCGCGATGCTGCGCggttgcgcagctgctctgctctgTACACTAGGAACACACGCCGCATCACTCTCATGCGGTACCAGCACTGGATGCGTATTGCCTGGCGCACGAGACGGTTGTGCTCTGCTTGCAGACGCGCATGACGGATCTTGGCGACGTGGCACCGCCAGAGGCACTGTAGCCGAGTCGCTTCCCGATGTCGGCGCGCCTCCTGTATGGCAAAGAGAGCATTCAAGGCGCGCTGCTGACCAAAGTAGGCGGAGCAGATAGCGCGGCAGGCACTCTGGATCATCACCAGCCTgctctgcatcgctgccgaaCGTACCTCCTGGTCACGGCGGTACACGCGGTAGTAGGCGTACCACGCACGAGTGAGGTAGCCGCGCACGACAGCTTGGATGTGAACGGCGGCCCGGAtacggcgctggcgcgcgcGGAGCTCGTCGAGCTCTGCTCGCTTCGTGCGGTACTCCAGGTAGGCACTCTGGATGCGACGGGCAGCCACCTTGCGGTGGAACTTCTGCTGTTCATCCTCCCATCGGTGCTCCTCTGCTCTGGCGATGAGGAAGGCAACACGCCGCTCACAAAAGGCGCGGTAGCCGCGCTGAATGGTGCGGGCTGCGTAGTAGTGTCGTGCCTGGTTCGCGCGGTACTCACGGAGAATCTGCAGCCGGCGGAAAAACTGGCGCGCTCGTGCTTGCAAGACGCGACAGGCAGCTTCCTGCCGTGCCAACTCCTCCGCTTGCCGACGGGCGCGGTCCTCTGCCTCGAGGGCATGCTGCACGCGGACACGGATGAGAAAGCGGCGCACCACGCGCTGGAGTCGCACAGCGGCTGCGATCAGCATCGCCACCCACGTCCGCGCCAGCACCCCACGCCAAATGCGCTGAATCTgcacggcggcgtggcggcagcgctcaaCTTCCGTCCTATCCTTGTCGCTAATCAGCTGTTGAAAGATTTTCTCGGCCAGCTCGGCATCTGCCATGGCAGtctcgagctgctgccgccgcatgAGGCTCTTCTGCCGCTTCGACTCCAGCCTCTTTGCGTTATGCAGCGCCCGCTGCCGGTCGTTCATCGCGGCTTGCAGCCGGCCACCGCGTGGCGGGTTCAGTGTGAGCCCAGCAGGGGTGTTGGCAGCTCCCATGGTGAGGCCGGCGAGCGAGGCGCGCAAACTGTTGCGTGGCAGGGCCCCGGATAGCGAGGCGGTACTGCCGAAGGTGCGACGTCCGAAGGGGTTAGCGGCGCTCCGGCCGGTGGCGTTCAACGTCGGTGGCGCAGAACCGCTCGCGGCTCCGAGGAGCAaagagcgccgctgcgccagtgGAATGACTGGCGGCGCGGTAGCTGCCAGGCTCACGCCGCTACCTTGCTGGCCGTTGATGGAGAGCGGCTCGAGCAAAGGCGGAGGTAATCGCGGTGCTGGCGATACTAGAAGCGAACGCCTCACGTTCTGTTGGCCAGTGGAGTGCGACGACGCCAGTGTTGGCTGCCGCGGGGGGAGCGGTGAGCCGTGGCTGCTTGGCCGAGGGAGCGCCGACGGTgccggcggctgcagcggcggtggtggtgaagcagcATGGGCAGCTCCGTTTCGTATAGGCAGTAAAGGTGGTTGCTTGAGCCCCATCTGCGATGGTTGCTGCAGCGGACAGTGAGGCGGCGCGTCATATGCGGCGGGTGCGCCGGACTGCAACACGTCCGCCATCGGCGTTGCAGCCAACGACGCGACCCAAGAGGAGGGGTTCATCGGGGGCGGTACAGGGCGCGAAGCAGACCCATCGATTCCACGGCGGTCCACAGTGCTGGCACAGGCTTTCGCTACCAAAGAATCGGTGGGTGAGGGTTCTCCGCGACTGCCTTCCACCGTTACACCGGTGGCCGTGCCCGGGTGCCTAAGTGCCTGCATTACCTGCTCAATCGTGCGGCACAATGCTGGAACGAGGCGGTAGCGGTGACATACCTGAATGGCTTCCTGGAAGGCCCACCGCTGGGCTTCCGCGTTGCCTccagcggcgtcgcgccGCTCCAGTGAAGCACCAAAGCTGTAGTACGCCACTGCGAGCATCGTGGCAATGCGGGCCTGTGTTTCCTTTGTCTCTTGCTGGCGTTGTTTCTGCGTGAGCAGAGCCGCTTCGTTTTCCGCTGTCACCCTCGTAGGGGCATTGGAGCACTCCAGAagtgcctgctgcagcagcggaagtACTCGCTCGCAtacctgcaccgcctccgcgtGCTGTTCCAGCTCATTCAACACCGTGCACAGATTCAGGTAGGTTGAGGCGATGCCTAcggtgccgcggctgccgctgacgtCACATCGCTCCGAGTTTGTCAAGGCTTGGGcaacggcgtcgccgtcaaCTCGACGACTTTCCTCCAGCTGGACCTGGACCTGTATCGCCATGCGCAGAAacaccacagcggcgcggGGCCGCCCACGGTGTTGCTCTAGACAGCCGAGGTGGTTCAGTGTGGctgcacggagagagaggcgcagctgctgatcgTGTGGCGTCGGCCCAAAGCACGCGCGAAACGCAGCCGCCGTGGCTGCCGTAGCGTGCTTCACCTCGTCCTGCGTGTGTTCCAGCGCGTCGAGGCCAGTGGAATCAACGGCTGCGGCCACTGACCGGGGCTCTGGCTGCGGCGCTCTTAATTGCAACACcgtgcgccaccaccattgCTTAGAGACGACGCCGCTACCTGCGCTATCCGTCGGCAAATCGTCTTGCTGCGCGACCTCGTCTCCGTCGGTGAGGAACATAGCGCGGTTGAGGAAGAACGCCACGCCATCGTATTGGGCGTGCTGGAGGGCCTCAACGGCGTAGCTGTTGCACCGCAACACCAGATCTTGAGCTTGCAGAGAGATGTTCACTGGTAGCGCCACGTCTCCATCGCCCGTGAGGGGCACGTAGTCGTCGTCTCTTTCTCCGGTGCTTGGTGCCCCACGTCGCACCTTTGCAGCGTAGCGGCGGGGCGTTAGTTTTGCTAGGGCACACCATCGCTCCACTAAGGCGCTGCCTACGGCTTCAGCGTttgcctgccgcagcagcagcgctgactCGGCACTTTTGACGCACTCGGCGTAGTTGCCGTGTCCCTCAAACACGTTTGCCATCCGGTGCAGGAAgcacagcgaggagagaagtTCCTCGTCATTACTGGGGTGACTCGCTACAGGGTGCGGTCGTGCTGCCGGCCCCTCCTTCCAATGTGTCACGGCGCGTGTGTCCTGCATGACGCCAGAGTCGGCGGCAGTAGAATACATTGTGCGATCAGTGCGTCCTTGTGCCTGCATGCGCGGGTGTATGCGCTAGAGCGCCCGCTTTGACGCCACCACAGTGCGTATGGTGAGAagcgtgtacgtgtgggcgcgcttgtgtgtgcctgtctgCCGGTAAGGCGCGACAATTGGGCAGTGGTGTGCTCGCGGCAGttcacccacacccacacacacacccaaaaGGAAAGCCGTAGAAAGCACAAGAGTGAATGTTTGAGCGCCTACACCacagtgcgtgtgcttgtctgcttgtatgtgcgtgtgtgtgtgtgtgtgtgatgggAATGACTGGTAGGAAAGACATTGATCgcggtgagagggagaggaagagagaaggatggTGATggatgcagcagcacttcGGCGATGCAATTCAGCGGGGGACGCATAAACGTATGCAGAGCAGGAGAACAACCACTGCACaacagcagaggcagcactgcgccTGTGTAGTGAGCATGAAGGGCAAAGTGGATGCCTGTCCtactcagcagcagtgcgactgcgagagagagagagagagaggcgttgGCGCACAAACTGAATTCTGATCGCTATGATGTACATTTCATTCATCTTTTGTGTCTTTGCCGTTTCGCTTTGCTTTGCTTCGTGTAATCGCCTTCGAGGACGCCAGGAGAAACTGCGGTGTCGCACTCCCCGcctcccacacgcacacgcagccactgcgtcacttcttcttcctgAGCCTCTCCATCTCATCTTCGCTGCTGTCATCGTCATTGCCGTCCTCGAGCAGGCTGGAAGCTGTGCTCTTCATTTGCccctgcggcggcagcggcttctTACGCAGTGCCATCatctcgtcgtcgtcatcgctgtcggTTTCTTCCGTGGCGTTTGAGGGCCGACTGGCATACGCGGCCAGCACAGAGAGTCGCATGTCTTCCGCGGAGCCGTAGGCAGAGACCACGATGTTGTTCTCCGTCACCACGACGTTCGAGTCGCCCGTgactgcctcctcttctgccaCCTCGTTCGCCGTACCGACGTCGTAGAGCAGCCAATTCTTGCCATGCCCAACCACCATGATCGACGTGGGCGAAGCGAAGCAAGGGGAGACCGGCGGGAGCTGCGGTCGACACTGCGCGTAGAGAGGCATGCCCGCATCCAgggtgcgcacacacagcccCGTGTCTGCGTCCCAGACGCGCACGGTGTGGTCCAGCGACGTTGTCACCAAGCCGATCGGAAGCACCTGGCCTAGCGCGCGACTGTCAGCAGCACTGAGAGGGTTTATGTAGAAGCTCAGCGACGTGACAGCGTCGTCGTGGCCGAGAAGTTGAAACGGGgcagtgccaccgccagcgtcgTTGTGCGGCCCCAGTCCCGCTTTGCTCAGCTTACGAGCATCGTAGAGGTGCACTAcaccctctccgccgcctgACGCGACGCGCACGCCACAGGGAGACCAC
Encoded here:
- a CDS encoding hypothetical protein (TriTrypDB/GeneDB-style sysID: LpmP.21.1310); translated protein: MQDTRAVTHWKEGPAARPHPVASHPSNDEELLSSLCFLHRMANVFEGHGNYAECVKSAESALLLRQANAEAVGSALVERWCALAKLTPRRYAAKVRRGAPSTGERDDDYVPLTGDGDVALPVNISLQAQDLVLRCNSYAVEALQHAQYDGVAFFLNRAMFLTDGDEVAQQDDLPTDSAGSGVVSKQWWWRTVLQLRAPQPEPRSVAAAVDSTGLDALEHTQDEVKHATAATAAAFRACFGPTPHDQQLRLSLRAATLNHLGCLEQHRGRPRAAVVFLRMAIQVQVQLEESRRVDGDAVAQALTNSERCDVSGSRGTVGIASTYLNLCTVLNELEQHAEAVQVCERVLPLLQQALLECSNAPTRVTAENEAALLTQKQRQQETKETQARIATMLAVAYYSFGASLERRDAAGGNAEAQRWAFQEAIQVCHRYRLVPALCRTIEQVMQALRHPGTATGVTVEGSRGEPSPTDSLVAKACASTVDRRGIDGSASRPVPPPMNPSSWVASLAATPMADVLQSGAPAAYDAPPHCPLQQPSQMGLKQPPLLPIRNGAAHAASPPPPLQPPAPSALPRPSSHGSPLPPRQPTLASSHSTGQQNVRRSLLVSPAPRLPPPLLEPLSINGQQGSGVSLAATAPPVIPLAQRRSLLLGAASGSAPPTLNATGRSAANPFGRRTFGSTASLSGALPRNSLRASLAGLTMGAANTPAGLTLNPPRGGRLQAAMNDRQRALHNAKRLESKRQKSLMRRQQLETAMADAELAEKIFQQLISDKDRTEVERCRHAAVQIQRIWRGVLARTWVAMLIAAAVRLQRVVRRFLIRVRVQHALEAEDRARRQAEELARQEAACRVLQARARQFFRRLQILREYRANQARHYYAARTIQRGYRAFCERRVAFLIARAEEHRWEDEQQKFHRKVAARRIQSAYLEYRTKRAELDELRARQRRIRAAVHIQAVVRGYLTRAWYAYYRVYRRDQEVRSAAMQSRLVMIQSACRAICSAYFGQQRALNALFAIQEARRHREATRLQCLWRCHVAKIRHARLQAEHNRLVRQAIRIQCWYRMRVMRRVFLVYRAEQLRNRAASRVQHWLRECWLAAKAREFAVYHAELLRQQQRQQLQARSIIVLQACCSACLSDRLVASVRRTYQRHDFVARVWQRVGRGFAARCEMALERRAAYWVAVEEREGARRTAAAYVLQRAWRCAVAKDKVEHMRREVAAADVIMRAYRVYRARVQLSELRCARQFRLESAAARRIQSAFSDFQHRQRAKEMDAYYRGEHRKKMRHLRRQEAAVMIQSLWRGHVTRKAVEQEQEERQAFSGAALRIQRAWRSRRSRRQLNCELNQRIEKRTRDGDAALVVQCFWRKMMAARRVAHLRVVTQQRLVAAVQIQMWWRVQLAKREFARRRIMRCEEAALELYYAMQWEARVSLVNSFVRTCQAQALARDRLHDFLVGQLTEAARHRFVNRHAAATKVQAVYRGYYERVYVRRLVAQAREKARRTAELSARQQRAAIVIQCAHRCARARQQLADRKQAELERVLVSHQEYAEKADPAEVVRELFWLNKAHQQREAGNTRLREAERKRAAAASIQRVYRCYKSRQQLVTVAELHKRERAARLLQDCWRHYRNVLHVKKRQRKQAAATRLQCRIRGWLVRRNWPLWRAASTAARQERVLLQDMLDRAAITIQGFWRLVQARRAAARRRQAYHERYNLRARHEAATVIQSTFREHQHRRIARTHAMKRTVDMWGGGGGA